GAGAAGATCTCCATGAGTTACTCCGGATATTTCAGAAATAGCATCACGACAAAAGAAGATCAGCTGTTCAAGTCGAACCTTATCAAAGACTGGAAGAACTCTTTTGAACATAGCATTCCGGTCAGTGCTACATTTACGGCATTCAAGTATATCAATATCTCTCCTTCGTTCAACTACAAGGAAAGCTGGTATACCAGCAAGATCACTCAACAGTTCGACCCGCAGCTGAACAAGCTGGTAAATCGGGATACGACTTACGGATTCTATCGTATTTATAATTATAATGCATCTTTATCGGCATCTACAACACTGTATGGTTCTTATAAACCGCTACCTTTCCTGGGAGATAAAGTGCAGATGATTCGCCATCGTATGGAACCGTCGATCAGTATCAGTGCCGCTCCTGACTTTGGCAGCAGTATTTTCGGGTTCTATGATCATTACCAGTATATCGATACCAATGGCGATCCGATCGACTATGTGTATTCTCCTTTTGCCCACAACGGTTCTATTCCTAGCGGAAAGCAGGGAAGCCTGAACTTCTCGTTGGATAACAATGTCGAAATGAAGATCAAATCAGACAAGGATACTACCGGTTTCCGTAAGATCAGTCTGATCGACAAGTTATCATTGGGCATGAGCTATAATATGGCGGCAGATTCTTTCAAGTGGAGTGACTTGTCTGTCGGGTTACGTTTGAAGTTCTCGAAGAGTTATACCTTGAATCTGAACGGGCAGTTCGATACCTACACCTATGGTGCAGATAAGAACGGAAAACCGATTCGACTGGATATTCCCCGTTGGAAAGCCGGTAAAGGTATCGGGCGTTTACGTTCGACAGGAACCAGCTTCTCTTATACTTTCAATAACGATACCTTCAAGAAATGGTTCGGAGGTGAGACGGACAGTAATATCCCGGAAGATAATGTGGGTGACGGAGAACTCGAAAATCTGACTGCGGAAAACCAGGACGGAGAAAATCCGGATGGCGAAGGAAAGTCTGAAGGCGGACGTTTGCGCGGCAAGAAGAAAGATACCGGTGAGTATGATGCCGACGGTTATCTGATCTCGAAGATCCCCTGGAGCCTTTCTTTCAATTACAGTATGCAGTTGCGTTACGGTGATTTCGATCCTAACCGGTTAGAGTATAAGTATAAGCTGACGCATGCCCTGAGTTTTAACGGAAATATTCAGCCGACGAAGAACTGGAGCTTTAATTTCAATGCCACGTACGATTTTGACAATAACAAAATTTCGTTCATGACATGTAACGTGACACGTAACTTGCACTGTTTCCAGATGTCTGCAAGCTTTGTACCTGTAGGGCCTTATAAATCATATACATTCTCTATTGCGGTAAGCTCTTCGCTGCTGAAAGACTTGAAGTATAACCAGAGTAGCTCTGCCCGGGAAGGACAGAGCTGGTATTAATTACCACTCTATCGGTTCTTGCCCGGTGGCTATCAAATAATCATTTGCTTTACTGAAATGTTTGTTCCCGAAAAATCCCCGGTAAGCGGAGAGGGGAGAAGGGTGTGCCGATTTCAATATCAGATTGCGTGAAGCATTAATGACCGCCCCTTTGCGTTGTGCATATGAGCCCCAAAGGATATAAACGATGTGGCTGCGCTCTTCTGCCAGTGTACGGATCACGGCATCGGTAAATGTTTCCCATCCCCGGTTCTGATGTGAGCCTGCCTGGTGTGCACGGACTGTCAGGGTGGCGTTCAATAGCAGAACACCCTGGTCTGCCCAACGCAAAAGGTTTCCGCTTGGTGGCATGGGTTTGCCTAGGTCGCTTTCTATTTCTTTGAAAATATTGATCAGGGAAGGAGGATAAGGCGTTCCGTCCTGCACGGAAAAGCAAAGGCCGTGTGCCTGTCCGGGTTCGTGGTAAGGGTCTTGTCCCAGAATGACCACTTTCACTTTATCGAAAGGACAATGTTCGAAAGCATTAAAGATGTATGGTCCGGGAGGATAGACAGCACCGTGGCTGTATTCTTGTTTTACAAAGTTGATTAACTCTTTGAAATAATCTTTTTCAAATTCGGGGGCTAACCGCTCTTTCCAGCTTTGTTCGATCTTTACGTCCATAACTTTATAATTGAAAATTGAGAATTGAAAATTGAGAATTGAGAGTTGCTTTTGGGTATTTTCAATTCTCAATTCTCAATTTTCAATTAAATTAATAGCATTCCTGCAGCACGGGCTTCCTGACGCATATCTTCCGGCCAGATACTAGCCTGGATCTCACCGATATGAGCTTTGCGCAGATAGAACATACACAAACGGCTTTGTCCGATACCGCCGCCGATACTCTGAGGCAGTTCACCGTTCAGCAGGCGTTTGTGGAAGTAGAGTTCTCTCTTTTCTTCAGCGTTGGAGAGCTTCAGCTGACGTTCCAGCGCTTCCTTATCTACACGGATACCCATTGAAGAAAGTTCGAGCGAGCGGTTCAATACATCGTCCCAAACGAGTAAGTCACCGTTCAGTCCTACCTGTCCGTTTTCTGCTACAGTCGACCAGTCGTCGTAGTCAGGAGCACGTCCGTCATGTTTCTCTCCGTTGCTCAGCTTGCATCCGATACCGATGATGAAGACTGCGCCATATTCTTTGGCGATAGCGTCTTCCCGTTCTTTCGGTGTAAAGGTAGGATATTTTTGCAACAAATCCTCGGAATGTATGAAATGAATATGCTGGGGAAGTGTCGGCCGTATTTGCGGAAACATCTCATAAACCAGATATTCGGTACGCACCATGGCTGCATATATACGTCGTACGACCTCTTTCAGATATTCGACATTGCGTTCTTTGGGGCTCATCACCCGTTCCCAGTCCCACTGGTCGACGTATAATGAATGCAGGTTACCCAGTTCTTCGTCAGAGCGGATGGCATTCATATCGGTATAAATGCCGTACCCTTCTTCGATATTATAGTCTGCTAAAGTGAGGCGTTTCCATTTCGCCAAAGAGTGTACGATTTCGGCTTTGGAATCGTTCAGGTCTTTGATCGGAAATGTGACAGCTCGTTCGGTTCCGTTCAGGTCATCGTTGATTCCCATCCCTTTAAGAACGAACAAAGGTGCCGTGACACGACGCAGGCGTAACTCCGAAGACAGGTTTTGCTGGAAAAAGTCTTTGATTTTCTTGATTCCCATCTCTGTTTGCGACAGGTTTAGCAAAGCCTTATATCCCGCAGGTTTAATTAAATAGCTCATATACTTGTTGTGCTTTGTGTTTGTAAAATATGCGACGCAAAGATAATGATTAATGGCAAAATAGCAATGTTGAAGCCTTTTTTATTTGCAAAATGGCAGTATATGTGGTAAAGTGTGTTGCAAATTATCAAAACTTATGTTGTAGGGCAGAAAAAAGAAAGAGATATAAAACTCTTCTGCCGTTCGTTTGGTTTCTTCCGATATTATAATTACTTTTGCCCCGTCTTTGGCCTGGTAGCTTAGTGAATAGAGCGTCAGATTCCGGTTCTGAAGGTCGAGGGTTTGAATCCCTCCCGGGTCACGGTTTAAAGTATTTTTGTAAATGGCGATGCCTCTTTTTAGAGGTGTCGCCTTTTGCGTTTTATATGTGTACCAACATATTACGCGCCTGCTTAAATAAGAATTGTTTAACAAATCTTTACGGCGATTTTCGGGGAATAAATCGTTTTTGGGTCTCCTTTCTTATTTGAAAATTGCAATTAGAATAGGGAATACGAAAAGAGTAAAGCAGCCCAATAAGGCAGTCGTTATTATCCAGTGCATTTGTACTGTAACATAGTTTGACGAAAAAGGGGAACCAATTGGTTCCCCCTTGTTATGTGAGCGGTACAGGTGTTCAATTAAAAATAGCTCTTTTTAAAACTGGACCAGACTCATTTTAGTTACGATCTCGTTGAATTTGTCTTGTATGGCTGCCTTTTGTTTTTCGGAAGCAAAAGCCAGTCCTTCTTTATATTTGCGCATCAATGAAGGATTAATCCCGACAGCTTGTGCAAATTGTGATACATTGAAGAAAGGAAAGGTTTTAAAAAAACCGGAAAAGTCATATTTGTAATCTATCGATATATTTTCCGTATACCATTCCGGAAACACACCTTTCTTTTCTTTGTAAAATTCGGCTTGTTCGTTTAGTACGTCTACAAAGTCATTTTTAGCCTCCTGCTCAGTCAGACCGTACCCGTACGCACCTTGTACAGATTTGGTGTAAACACCATAGCCGCCGTCTTCTGCTTTTTCGATAATTGCTACAATTGTTTTCATACAACAGATTTTTTGAGGTTTAGTCCAATTAAAGCCACTCCCCGAAGGGAGTGGCAGAACTTTTACTTTTTCAGTCCGGCATCCTTCATCATCGATTCAAGTGTACCTTTTGGTATTTCTTTGCTCGGATGACGTCCGACAGGAATGAAATAGTCGAAGTCCGGGTGAACATACTTGTGATGTTTCTTACCCTTACTGATTGTCCAGCCTGCGGCTTCAATCAGTTTGTAAAACTCGGAATACTTCATTGTGTAAAAGAACTATTATTTAATTGAACACTGCAAAAGTAACATATTTGTTCCAAACGACCAAATATAAAAGTAACAAATTTGTTACTTTTATATCACTTCGTAGAATGTTCCTGTAATTTCAGGGTGTATTCCGTCGTTGGTAATCCGGTATTCCAGTTCTTTACAAATAAATAGCTTATTATTTAGCAGAAATTGCGCTTGTATGTATATGACGGGCATTTAAATTAATACCAGCCAAAACGAATTTTCATCCCGAACAATGAATCATTCTATGATTATCGAACGAAAGGAGAACAATTATCAAATGAAAGAAGCATATATGTGCTTTATTCGTTTGATATATATCAAACGCAAAGACGTTCGAATACAAATCCGATTTTCAGTTTTTACCTTTACTTTGTAATAACCGTTATTATTACGGAAACCTAAAATAATATTGGATTATCATACATAGCTTAGGGGGATAAGTCCAAAGATTATTATAGAATAACCAAACGGCTTTCAAGAAAAATATCAACTATTTTTATAGTTGTACAATCGCGTACATTATATATAAAGCAACACCTCTGAGAATACAAAACAGATATTAAAACTTAAGATGCTATTATACAGTGATTTACAATTGCTGAAAAGAATGTGGTGAAAATCAAGCTTAACTTTCAGTATTACAGTATTTTATCCTTAAATAAACTGGAATGTTAAAATTGTGGTAAAATGAGGTGTGAAATGATATTTAATAGATTGGTATATAATGAATTAAAGTGTTAAAATAGAATGGCTAATTTAAACGATCCTTTTTTCTAGTCACAAAGGTACAACTAGTTTTTAAACCTGCAATTCTTTTCAAATTTATTTTTGCAAATATATAGTCTTTCTTATCAACTACATAACAAAGTTTGTATGAAATTATCACTTTTCAGTATAAAATAAAAATTCACTCAAAAAATGACTAGAAAAAAGGATCGATAAAACTAGTCATTTTACTAAACACCTTTTAACAAACACAAAATTAGGGGAAGAAAGGGATAAAGGTGTAGAGTAAGATTCACAAGATTTATGACGCTATTTTAACACTATTATTAATATTAAATTAAAGAATTATGAACAAAAAGTTTTCTACATTAGTAGCTACACTGTTGGCTTCGGGTGGATTGTTCTACGCTGTAGACGCAATGATCTTACCGGCAAACGACGGGGTAGCTAGAACGTATGTGACAACTAGAACTGGCTCGGATGCAGCCCAGTCGACGGAAAAAATCCTTTCTTGTAATCTCAAAAATGTGGATGCATTTAAGACTGCATGGACGTTGGTGGATGCTTCTTCTGACACACCATCGGTTACTGATGGAGATGGCGGTCAAGAAGCAGCCAAATCCTACAATTTGCAAGTAGCCGGTGCTGAAGGATGGTTCCTGTGTGAAAATGGCATTCAGTATGTAGGTAAGACAGAAACTCAAGAGGCAGAAGGAAATGAAACTGCAATACCTTTGGTAATTACTGTGGGTGAAGAAGGTGCAGTAAATCTCTACATTGCTGAAGAAGATGGTTCTTTTACAGTAAAGACTGTGAATGCTACTGATGCAGTAGCACTTGAAGGAGATGGAGACAAGACTACTCCTGCAGCGAATGCATTCTTGTATACAGATGAAAGCACTCCTTATACAGAAAAAAGTGTAGAGAATCTAAGTATACTTTCTTCTGGTGAGGGTGATGGTAATGTTGCATTAGTAACTAAAAACGAAAGCGAAGACGATGTTGAAATTCAGTCCGAAGATGTTACTTTTGACATTATTGTAGACGTAGAAATCGTTAAGTCAGAACTGGCAGAGAATGCTCCGGGTGCAGATGTTCCGGGCATGGGTGATGTTGCTGTTTCTGTTGCAGAAGACGGTACAATAACTGTTACCAGCGATGTAACAGCTATTCCTGCCCCGACTACTGTTGCTATTGGAGACAATGTTCTTTCTGTTCAAAACGGAAAAGTAGTTTATTTGACAGAAGATGATGCTGAAAAAGCAGATTCATGGGTATTGGTAGATAGCAAATACAAGAATGTCACTCTTGAAAAACTGGGTGAAACAAAGATCTGGCTGCAGGCAACTGCAGGTCTTAAATCAACAGATGCTGCTCCTTTTGTTTTGGTAGAGAAAGCTAAAGCTTCTACATTTACACTAAAACAAGGTGAAAAAGCAACTGTTGTGACTGACGGAAACTCAGTAAATATATCTAGCGTTGCTTTAAAAACAACCGGTGTATCTACGGCTGCCACTATTGATGATGCCAATAAAGATATTCTTTTGACTTCTGTTGCATCCGGAGATGTAGTGCTTTTGGGTAACGGTACTCAATTTGCAGGTGAAGACGGATCACTCGAAAAGGCAACTCTTTGGGTAGTAAGCAAGACTGCAACGACAACTGACGGAACTTATCGTTATTCTTTCAAAAAGAAAGATGCCAATACTTATTTCACAGTTGAAGGCGAAACCGAATTTACTGCGGAAGACTATAAAGGAAGCTTTGCTTTAAAAGCTACAAATGGAAAATATGTAAGTATTGGAGAGGATGGAACACCTTCTTTGGTTGATCCATCTACTCCTTCTGCTTTGTTTAGCATTCCTGCAGATGCAAAGGCATTCACAGCTAAACAAATCCTTTCAGACTTCGGTACACTGACAAGCTTCAACCTGTCTTTGTGGGATGAAAAGGATGGCGTTTCTACATTGGTTCAGAACCCGTTTGAAGATGCTGATTTGGTTCCGGTATGTTACAACAGTACTAATAAGACGTTCACTCCGATCACGGTAGATAATGCTAGCTCATTTACTGATACTGAGCTGAAAACTTTCTTACTGAAGAAAGGCAACAGCTACATCGTAGTTGAAACAACTAAAGATTCTGAATGGAGTAACATTAACTCTGAGTTGATCGCTGGTGGTTACAAGTTCGTAACACTGAGCGAGAAAGCGATGGCTGAAGTGATGAAAAACGGTAAATGGAAAGATGCCACTTATGCTCCTTACTTCACATTCAACTTCGATGCAAACAAAGTAGCAAACGGTGAAGCAACAGCTAAAACTCCTATCTATTCAATTCAGGTATCTGATTATAGTAAAACGAGTGTAGGTGATGTTTCTACATTTACTATCAAGACTGGTGCACAAGCAGGTACTTATCTGACAACTTCTAGTAAACAAGCTTATTGGGCATATGCTGAATTCAGTGCAAACAACGCTGTACGCGGTGATTCTGACAAGGATTACAATCCGCTGAACATGAAGTATGTGAACATTACGTTTGTAAATCATTCGGATGTAACATACAAAGATGGTACTAAGACTATCAAATTGAATGGTAAGGTTTTGGGTGCGGAAGCTAAACCAGCTGATGCTGCTAACTTCCTGTTCGATAAACCGGAAGGACAGTGGGCTGTTCAAATGACTGCTGCTACAGGTGATTTGTCTAAGGGACAATCATTGGGTGACAATGTTTACGGCTTTACTTTCGTAAACCGTGAAAACAATAACGAAAAGTATGCTGTAAGCAAGATATATTACCTGGGTAACAACAAATATGCTGTAGCTTATACCGGTGGTTCTGCTAAATTTGCTCAATGGAACGGTTCAGCTTTGCTTCGCGATACAATCGCAATCACTCCGGTTGAAACTGCTTTGAAAAATAACGCTGTTCAGCGTGACGGTTATAAGAACCTGACAGCTGAAGAAGTACAGGATCAGTTGTTCAACCTGTTGGTAGCTTCTTCTGAAGAAGATTACTATGTAGGTGAAAACCATACTGCGAAGAGTCACTTCCTGGGCTTGTCTCACGACGAAAATGCTACAGTAAACTGGAGAATTGTTCCGTTGACAGCTGCCAGAGCTTATGATTCTGACAAAGAACTGACACAGGCTTCCGACTCTGTATATGTATTCAACCATCCGCAGTATTACAAAGCTTCTGACAAGAAGTTCTATGAGTACAAAGATACTGTTGCTATCATCAGCTACGCATTGCAGAATGTGGCTAACGATGAATTCCTGACTTACGAAAATCCGCAGACAACAGATATCCTGTCAATGATTTGCGATCCTGCTTTCAAATCATACAAGACTACTAAGAATATCTCTGAAGCTTATCGTTTCGTATTGAAAGAAAAAGGAACTGATCTGTATAACATCGTTGGTGTAACTTATCCGAAGTATGACGCTAAAGGATTTGTAGCAGATGGCAAAACAACTCATGCTTCTTTGAACCTGGGCAACAAACTGTATGGCGCAACAACGCTGACAAAACAGGGTGCTGTTGAAGTTGAAGGCGCTTACGATCAGATCAACTCTAACGACCTGTTCAAAGTACAGAAAGTGGGTGCTCCTGAATATCGTCTGCAGAGCATGGGTGATACGATCCGTATCTTCCGTCAGGAAAATGATTACGATCAGATGTTCGAAAACGGTGAATTCCTGAACATCGGTAACAAGGCTCAGTTGACTACTATGGCTCCGGCTCTGTATGTCGATACAGCTTATGTAAAACGTGGCAACAACAATCGTTATCAGTATCTGTTGGCTGTTAATCCGGAATACAAACCGGCTACATTCGACAATGCTAACCATCAGCTGACTCCGGATACGACTTACGGTCGCTTCCTGGTGAACCTGATCGACACTGCTTATGTAGCTTATGTAAATGGTGCTATCCATACGAATAAGTATATCAATGACAATGAAGCAGGCGAACACTTTGCTAAGTTAGGTTTCGTATACGGTTTCCGCACAGGTGACAAACTGTATATCACAGACAAGAACTATACAAAGAGTGGCAAGGCTTCCGACGTGATTGACCTGAGCACAAGCGATTTCAATACAGCTAAGTTTGCGTTCCGTTATATCAACCCGATCAACCATGAATCTGACGGTTCATTCAAGGTTCAGACAGGTTATTATGATTATAACACTTACATCGCTGGCAAGAAACAGCCTGAACTCTCTAACGATGGTTACCTGAAGAACATCAACGGTGTGGTTGTTGTAGCTAAGGGTTATGCAGCAGGTGATAAGTTTGATCTGGCAGCAGAACATTCTAATCCGACTGCAAACGACGAAATCAGCGCTTCTGCAATCTCTGTAGTAGCAACTGACGGTGCTGTAATCGTTAAGGGTGCTGAAGGCAAGAACGTAGTGATCACTAACGTACTTGGTCAGACAATTGCCAATACAGTAATCACTTCTTCTGAAGCAACCATCGCTGCTCCTGCAGGTGTGGTAGTCGTTGCCGTTGAAGGTGAAGCTGCTGTTAAAGCAATCGTAAAATAATAGAAACTATTTATAATCAATAAATTTAAATTTGACTGCGTGGTTTGGCATAACCCTATGAATATGCCTGCCAAGTATCCCGCGATGGGTGAACAAGTAGTCAGTATTAATACTAAAGTAATGAAATAAAGTTCTTCTGTTCGATCTCTGTGAAGAGCGAAGACAGACAAAAAAGCAAGCCCCGGGGATTAAGTTCTTCGGGGTTTTTTGTTTTTTAGAGCCACTGAAAAAGATGCTGGAAGAGCTGGATTTAAATCCTCTTTACAGGCCTTGTTATCTTGTTTGGTGGCTTGAGGGGTGAAGGGCTATTCAACCTTCTAAGAATGTTATGAAAAAGTTATTAATGGCATTGCTGGGTGCCCAACCAGCTGTTTGTGTTTATCAGCAACATGTGAATAATTTGTTACCGGAGGAAAAGGAGGGCTTTTATAAAGATTCCTTTGCTTTGGCTTTTTCAGATTGGAGAAATCTGAGTCCGGGGTATCGTGATTTTTTTGTTAACCTGATTAAAAGTGAACGTCAGCGTTTTATCGATTTCGTGCGCAATGATACTGTTTTAGGAGAGTTTCTTTACGACGTGAAGGATGAAGCATTGTTTATTCGTATCCTGAGCCTTTTGGAACGACCGGATAAAAAGCGTAAAACATCTTATACAAAGTTGGCATTCGCTGTTAAGCTCGGATTTAATGTTGATCTGAAAGTGAAGTATCTATCGGATAAAATCCGATATGCAAGAGCAGATACGGATGACTTGTATGAACTATTTGAAAAGATTGCTATAGAATAAAGATTTTAAAAGTTTAGATTTCCGAAAAGCAACGGGAGAGTAATGGTTGATAGGCTGTTGAATGTTTGGGATTGAGAATCATCGTATACATCTAAATACTCGTTGCTTTTTGCTGTTTTTGCTGTCATACGTATCGTTCAATTGGGTGAGTTGGGTAACTTCCGTATTATCGTCGGTAGTGGAGGTCTTAGGATGTAAGGGGTAATGAACATTTTTTTATTTCCTTTGTTTTATATATAAGTTATTAATCTTATGTAAAAACTAAATAATATGTTGGCGATATACAGATTTTTATTTCCGTCTAAGCCGGACGGTACGGTTATTTCACTGTTGTTATTGGCATTGCGTATCCTTTTCGGAGGATTGTTGTTATCTCATGGTATCCAGAAATGGACTAACTATACCGAGATGTCTGCCGTTTTTCCCGATCCGCTGGGTGTAGGTAGCCAGGTTTCGTTAGGGCTTGCAATTTTTGGTGAGTTGGCTTGTTCAATAGGTTTTATTTTTGGTGCATTGTATCGATTGGCTATGATCCCGATGATCTTTACCATGTGCATGGCATTCTTCGTTATTCACGGCAATGATGCGTTTGCGGTGAAAGAGTTGGCTTTTATCTATCTGGTTGTATTTATATTAATGTATATTACCGGGCCGGGTAAATTTTCGATAGACCGCTTGATCTCGATACCATTGTCGCAAAAAAGAAGATAAACAACCGGCTTCTGCCTGTTATTTTATCCTGCGAATACAGAATTACTACAGATTCCCCCTATATATTTGAGGTATAAATTTAGGAGGATATGAGAAAGTTGATATTTTTTATGCTGGTAATCTTTAGCTTGAACGGGATCAGTGAAGCGAGTGTGAGTAGGATAGATTATCGGTATGAACATGCCGGAAAGTATCGTAAAGGGAATATTTCACCCAAGGAGCTACCGAAAGCTATAGTGAAGTATCTGGAAAAGAATTATCCGGATTATACGATCCTTCTTTCCAAGAGGAAGAACAATGGTAATTATTTTGTGAAGATCCGCTTTGACGGAGATGGGCATCATCCCTATTATAGAAGTTTGGTATTTGATAGTGAAGGACGTGTTATTAAGAAGTAGCTTTCTTTTTAATTATTATTGAGTAACTTTGTTCTTGGAATCAAAGTGAAAGGCGTTATGAATCTGTTAATTATAGAA
This is a stretch of genomic DNA from Parabacteroides chongii. It encodes these proteins:
- a CDS encoding putative LPS assembly protein LptD, giving the protein MRHRGLFILLYFLTGALMMYSQELVAPRDTVLPVIGDTIATAVTDSTVLASDSTQSKQVGLDAPVIYQAKDSMVMTAGNWAYLYGEGDVKYQQIGLQAENIEMSLDSSLVFAKFGLDSIGEEFGYPLFKDGDQEYESKTMRYNFNTKKGYITDVITQQGEGFVTAGRTKKMDDDVLNMVGGKYTTCDEHDHPHFYIQMTKAKVRPKKNIVTGPVYMVIEDVPLYPIGLPFCFFPFSSTYSSGVIMPTYADDSQRGFGLRDGGYYFALSDYIDLAVTGEVYTKGSWGLQAQSSYKKRYRFSGNFNAAYQVSKYGDKGLADYSLSKDFRLNWTHSQDPKANPYRTFSASVNFQTSSFDRNSAYGIYNPNTTNNTKGSSINITQRFPNNPLTLSATMNVNQNSKDSMISMTLPDLTITLSRIFPFKRKNPVGKERWYEKISMSYSGYFRNSITTKEDQLFKSNLIKDWKNSFEHSIPVSATFTAFKYINISPSFNYKESWYTSKITQQFDPQLNKLVNRDTTYGFYRIYNYNASLSASTTLYGSYKPLPFLGDKVQMIRHRMEPSISISAAPDFGSSIFGFYDHYQYIDTNGDPIDYVYSPFAHNGSIPSGKQGSLNFSLDNNVEMKIKSDKDTTGFRKISLIDKLSLGMSYNMAADSFKWSDLSVGLRLKFSKSYTLNLNGQFDTYTYGADKNGKPIRLDIPRWKAGKGIGRLRSTGTSFSYTFNNDTFKKWFGGETDSNIPEDNVGDGELENLTAENQDGENPDGEGKSEGGRLRGKKKDTGEYDADGYLISKIPWSLSFNYSMQLRYGDFDPNRLEYKYKLTHALSFNGNIQPTKNWSFNFNATYDFDNNKISFMTCNVTRNLHCFQMSASFVPVGPYKSYTFSIAVSSSLLKDLKYNQSSSAREGQSWY
- the ung gene encoding uracil-DNA glycosylase codes for the protein MDVKIEQSWKERLAPEFEKDYFKELINFVKQEYSHGAVYPPGPYIFNAFEHCPFDKVKVVILGQDPYHEPGQAHGLCFSVQDGTPYPPSLINIFKEIESDLGKPMPPSGNLLRWADQGVLLLNATLTVRAHQAGSHQNRGWETFTDAVIRTLAEERSHIVYILWGSYAQRKGAVINASRNLILKSAHPSPLSAYRGFFGNKHFSKANDYLIATGQEPIEW
- the asnA gene encoding aspartate--ammonia ligase, which translates into the protein MSYLIKPAGYKALLNLSQTEMGIKKIKDFFQQNLSSELRLRRVTAPLFVLKGMGINDDLNGTERAVTFPIKDLNDSKAEIVHSLAKWKRLTLADYNIEEGYGIYTDMNAIRSDEELGNLHSLYVDQWDWERVMSPKERNVEYLKEVVRRIYAAMVRTEYLVYEMFPQIRPTLPQHIHFIHSEDLLQKYPTFTPKEREDAIAKEYGAVFIIGIGCKLSNGEKHDGRAPDYDDWSTVAENGQVGLNGDLLVWDDVLNRSLELSSMGIRVDKEALERQLKLSNAEEKRELYFHKRLLNGELPQSIGGGIGQSRLCMFYLRKAHIGEIQASIWPEDMRQEARAAGMLLI
- a CDS encoding type II toxin-antitoxin system HicB family antitoxin gives rise to the protein MKTIVAIIEKAEDGGYGVYTKSVQGAYGYGLTEQEAKNDFVDVLNEQAEFYKEKKGVFPEWYTENISIDYKYDFSGFFKTFPFFNVSQFAQAVGINPSLMRKYKEGLAFASEKQKAAIQDKFNEIVTKMSLVQF
- a CDS encoding type II toxin-antitoxin system HicA family toxin; this encodes MKYSEFYKLIEAAGWTISKGKKHHKYVHPDFDYFIPVGRHPSKEIPKGTLESMMKDAGLKK
- a CDS encoding DUF6383 domain-containing protein translates to MNKKFSTLVATLLASGGLFYAVDAMILPANDGVARTYVTTRTGSDAAQSTEKILSCNLKNVDAFKTAWTLVDASSDTPSVTDGDGGQEAAKSYNLQVAGAEGWFLCENGIQYVGKTETQEAEGNETAIPLVITVGEEGAVNLYIAEEDGSFTVKTVNATDAVALEGDGDKTTPAANAFLYTDESTPYTEKSVENLSILSSGEGDGNVALVTKNESEDDVEIQSEDVTFDIIVDVEIVKSELAENAPGADVPGMGDVAVSVAEDGTITVTSDVTAIPAPTTVAIGDNVLSVQNGKVVYLTEDDAEKADSWVLVDSKYKNVTLEKLGETKIWLQATAGLKSTDAAPFVLVEKAKASTFTLKQGEKATVVTDGNSVNISSVALKTTGVSTAATIDDANKDILLTSVASGDVVLLGNGTQFAGEDGSLEKATLWVVSKTATTTDGTYRYSFKKKDANTYFTVEGETEFTAEDYKGSFALKATNGKYVSIGEDGTPSLVDPSTPSALFSIPADAKAFTAKQILSDFGTLTSFNLSLWDEKDGVSTLVQNPFEDADLVPVCYNSTNKTFTPITVDNASSFTDTELKTFLLKKGNSYIVVETTKDSEWSNINSELIAGGYKFVTLSEKAMAEVMKNGKWKDATYAPYFTFNFDANKVANGEATAKTPIYSIQVSDYSKTSVGDVSTFTIKTGAQAGTYLTTSSKQAYWAYAEFSANNAVRGDSDKDYNPLNMKYVNITFVNHSDVTYKDGTKTIKLNGKVLGAEAKPADAANFLFDKPEGQWAVQMTAATGDLSKGQSLGDNVYGFTFVNRENNNEKYAVSKIYYLGNNKYAVAYTGGSAKFAQWNGSALLRDTIAITPVETALKNNAVQRDGYKNLTAEEVQDQLFNLLVASSEEDYYVGENHTAKSHFLGLSHDENATVNWRIVPLTAARAYDSDKELTQASDSVYVFNHPQYYKASDKKFYEYKDTVAIISYALQNVANDEFLTYENPQTTDILSMICDPAFKSYKTTKNISEAYRFVLKEKGTDLYNIVGVTYPKYDAKGFVADGKTTHASLNLGNKLYGATTLTKQGAVEVEGAYDQINSNDLFKVQKVGAPEYRLQSMGDTIRIFRQENDYDQMFENGEFLNIGNKAQLTTMAPALYVDTAYVKRGNNNRYQYLLAVNPEYKPATFDNANHQLTPDTTYGRFLVNLIDTAYVAYVNGAIHTNKYINDNEAGEHFAKLGFVYGFRTGDKLYITDKNYTKSGKASDVIDLSTSDFNTAKFAFRYINPINHESDGSFKVQTGYYDYNTYIAGKKQPELSNDGYLKNINGVVVVAKGYAAGDKFDLAAEHSNPTANDEISASAISVVATDGAVIVKGAEGKNVVITNVLGQTIANTVITSSEATIAAPAGVVVVAVEGEAAVKAIVK
- a CDS encoding DoxX family protein; translated protein: MLAIYRFLFPSKPDGTVISLLLLALRILFGGLLLSHGIQKWTNYTEMSAVFPDPLGVGSQVSLGLAIFGELACSIGFIFGALYRLAMIPMIFTMCMAFFVIHGNDAFAVKELAFIYLVVFILMYITGPGKFSIDRLISIPLSQKRR